From the genome of Fundulus heteroclitus isolate FHET01 chromosome 9, MU-UCD_Fhet_4.1, whole genome shotgun sequence, one region includes:
- the pias4a gene encoding E3 SUMO-protein ligase PIAS4-A has translation MAAELVEAMNMVKSFRVSDLQTLLASMGRSKSGLKQDLVGRALRLVQTEYSPELLKNVRQLYESRFPKSAAWLPARRPEGVPVAYSSLSSSPSLTSQAPDYLNGISKPLHAPAAEVRLVPLPFYQTLETLLPPTELVAHNSEKLQDSQCIFELTPSQADQIRNASELRPGIRSVQVVLRICYSDPLGVQEDQYPPNIAVKVNQSYCHVPGYYPSNKPGVEPRRPCRPINITPWLHLSTVPNRATITWGNFGKRYSVAVYLVRVFTAADLFNRLKLCSVESAERCRERIQDKLRFDPESEIATTGLRVSLICPLVKMRLGVPCRVLTCAHLQCFDAVFFLQMNEKKPTWTCPVCDKPAPFELLTIDGLLSEILKETSEDIEEIEYLTDGSWRPIRDEKEKDRERERSNTPEYPVVDICIPEANGHSPAHSSTSLSGRSGSGSVGTSGVPGGPAGAPGGGVVVDLTLDSSSEEEGGGAGGDSDDTEDSADSPAPKRGRYNYDKDLVTAY, from the exons ATGGCGGCCGAACTGGTGGAAGCGATG AACATGGTGAAAAGTTTCCGGGTCTCAGACCTGCAGACGCTGCTGGCCTCGATGGGTCGCAGCAAGAGTGGTCTGAAGCAGGACCTGGTGGGGCGCGCGCTCAGGCTAGTGCAGACCGAGTACAGTCCAGAACTCTTGAAGAACGTCCGGCAGCTTTACGAGTCTCGTTTCCCCAAGTCAGCGGCCTGGCTGCCGGCGAGGCGCCCTGAAGGCGTCCCGGTGGCGTATTCGTCCCTCAGCTCCTCCCCGTCGTTGACCTCGCAGGCCCCAGACTACCTCAACGGGATTTCCAAACCGCTGCATGCCCCCGCGGCAGAGGTCAGGCTGGTCCCTCTGCCCTTCTACCAGACCTTAGAGACGCTTCTGCCACCAACAGAGCTAG TTGCCCACAACAGTGAGAAATTACAGGACAGTCAGTGCATCTTTGAATTAACACCAAGCCAAGCAGATCAGATCCGAAATGCAAG CGAGCTTCGCCCAGGGATCAGATCAGTCCAAGTGGTTCTTAG AATCTGTTACTCGGACCCTCTTGGTGTCCAGGAGGACCAGTATCCCCCCAACATCGCTGTCAAAGTCAACCAGTCCTACTGTCATGTGCCG GGATACTACCCCTCCAACAAGCCTGGCGTTGAACCTCGGCGTCCTTGTCGTCCCATAAACATCACTCCCTGGTTGCATCTGTCCACCGTCCCCAACAGAGCCACCATCACCTGGGGAAACTTCGGCAAG CGTTACTCCGTGGCGGTGTACCTGGTGAGGGTCTTCACAGCAGCAGACCTCTTCAACCGGCTGAAGCTCTGCTCAGTCGAGAGCGCAGAACGCTGCCGTGAACGCA TCCAAGATAAGCTTCGCTTCGACCCAGAGAGCGAGATTGCAACCACGGGCCTCAGAGTTTCTTTAATCTGTCCA CTGGTGAAGATGCGGCTCGGTGTGCCGTGCCGAGTGTTGACCTGCGCCCATCTTCAGTGTTTCGACGCCGTCTTCTTCCTGCAGATGAATGAGAAGAAGCCCACATGGACCTGCCCCGTGTGCGACAAGCCGGCTCCGTTTGAACTGCTTACAATCGACGG GTTACTATCTGAGATTCTCAAAGAGACGAGCGAGGACATCGAGGAGATCGAGTACCTAACAGACGGTTCCTGGCGGCCGATCAGAGATGAGAAGGAGAAGGACAGGGAAAGAGAACGAAGCAACACACCAGAGTACCCTGTTGTTGACATAT GCATTCCTGAAGCAAACGGACATTCGCCGGCCCACAGCAGCACCAGTCTGTCGGGTAGGTCTGGAAGCGGTTCGGTGGGCACGTCCGGAGTCCCAGGGGGGCCGGCGGGGGCGCCGGGAGGAGGAGTGGTGGTAGATCTGACTCTGGACTCCTCCTCTGAGGAGGAAGGGGGCGGGGCCGGAGGGGACAGTGACGACACAGAGGACAGCGCCGACAGTCCCGCCCCCAAAAGGGGCCGGTACAACTACGACAAGGACCTGGTCACCGCGTACTGA
- the foxq2 gene encoding forkhead box Q2 has translation MSLGDPNSELTMESRNSRNGNRDRLGLSFTIDYLLFNSGVKGSKGEVIASSVAEQTERNMLNDQNPELREVEICRDVQGIRPQGPDPESGESKTGEEEWDKEQHEEGEEEATATTTPTSCSPDKSSDKPNQSYIALISKAILASEEKKLLLCDIYQWIMDHYPYFKSKDKNWRNSVRHNLSLNDCFIKAGRSDNGKGHFWAIHPVNYQDFSKGDYHCRRARRRVRRMAAQIRLSSLSSPYHPAVALALPHRTTCWCCPQVPTLPLSCLAPRLYWPWSSLQPQVGLHLGLNPSVP, from the exons ATGAGTTTGGGAGACCCTAACTCGGAACTGACGATGGAAAGCAGGAACAGCCGCAACGGAAACAGAGACCGGCTTGGACTGAGCTTCACTATTGACTACCTTCTGTTCAATAGCGGAGTCAAAGGTTCGAAAGGAGAAGTGATTGCAAGTAGCGTGGCGGAGCAGACGGAGCGCAATATGCTAAACGATCAGAATCCTGAACTTAGAGAGGTGGAGATTTGTCGCGACGTACAGGGTATCCGTCCTCAGGGACCAGACCCAGAGTCTGGGGAAAGCAAAACCGGTGAAGAGGAGTGGGACAAAGAACAACACGAGGAGGGAGAAGAGGAAGCGACCGCCACCACGACGCCTACGAGCTGCAGTCCTGACAAATCTTCAGACAAACCAAACCAGTCGTACATCGCGCTCATCTCAAAGGCAATCCTGGCGTCTGAGGAGAAGAAGCTGCTGTTGTGTGACATCTACCAGTGGATCATGGACCACTACCCTTACTTCAAGAGTAAG GataaaaactggagaaacaGCGTGCGCCACAACCTGTCCCTCAATGACTGCTTCATCAAAGCGGGTCGGAGCGACAACGGCAAAGGCCACTTCTGGGCTATCCACCCCGTGAACTACCAAGATTTCTCAAAAGGGGACTACCACTGCCGGAGGGCGCGGAGAAGGGTGCGCAGGATGGCGGCGCAGATCCGTCTCTCCTCGCTGAGCTCCCCTTACCACCCCGCTGTCGCCCTCGCCCTCCCTCACAGAACGACCTGTTGGTGCTGCCCTCAGGTCCCAACACTTCCTCTGTCCTGTTTGGCACCCAGGCTCTACTGGCCCTGGTCCAGCCTGCAGCCACAAGTGGGGCTGCACCTGGGCCTCAATCCCTCTGTACCCTGA